The sequence below is a genomic window from Thioclava nitratireducens.
GTCAAAGACCCCCCCCGTCTGGGTCAGCCCCCCCTGGCTCCGGTCGATCATGCGGCCATGCGCGCGCGCCATCGACAGCGAAGGCTCGTTGCCCTCGAGCCCCGAAAGGTATTCGGAGAAGATCACCCCTTCGCGCCGGAAGCCCGTCGTCGAGACATTCGCGATGTTGTTGGCGACAGTGCGCATTTCGCGCATCAGGCCGGATTGCCGCGTCAGCGTGGCATAGATCGCGTTATCCATCTTAGCCCCCGGCGATGATCGGCAGGAGGGAGCGGGTGAAGAACTCCACCAGCTTTTCCGACATGAAACTCATCGACACCCAGAACACGACGAGCATCGCGCCCACTTTCGGCACGAATGTCAGCGTCATTTCCTGCACCGAGGTCAACGCTTGAAAGAGGCCGATCGTCACCCCGGCGACAAGGGCGACCGACAGCAGCGGCGCCGCGATCAGCACGGCGATCCACAGGCCCTGCCGAAGCGTGTCGAAGAAGATCGCGTCCTGCATCAGACCGGCATCCTGAGAATTTCCTGATAGGCCTCGACGACCTTGTTGCGGACGGTCACCGCGGTCTCGATCGCGAGTTCACTCTGCGCGAGGGCCTGCACCAGCGCGTGCGGATCGGCCTTGCCCGTCATTGCAGATTTGGCGACGTCTTCGCCTGCCTTTACCGCATCGACGAAAGAACTCGCCGCCTGTTCGAAAAGGGGGCCCGGCCCGGAACCACCCGTTTTCGGCGGGACAGCGGCCCGGGCCTGGGCGTAGCTTTGCGTTGCAAGGGAGGTGTTCAAATCCATTCTAGATCTCCTCGGTCCTTAGCGGCGAAGCAGTTCGAGCAGGGAGGCCGACATTTGCCGGGCCTGATCGAACATGCGCAAATTCGCCTCGTAGCTGCGCTGCGCTTCGCGCGCGTCAGCGATTTCGACCACCAGATCGACATTCGAGCCGTCGTAGTAGCCGTTCTCGTCGGCCATCGGATGGCCAGGATCGTAAATACGTGTGAGTTCCGTACGGTCGAGCCGGACCGGGCCGAGCGCAACCTCCCCGGTTCGTCCGCCCGCCTCGACGACCTCCTCGAAGGCCGCCATCTTGCGGCGATAGCCGGGGGTGTCGGCATTCGCGATATTTTCGGAACTGTGCCGAAGCCGCATCGCCTGCGCTTTCATGCCCGAGGCGGAGAGCGCCATGGATTGGGTGAAATCGGTCATCCTCATCCCCTCCCAAGCGAACTGCGCAAGATGTTGAGTGAGGAGCGGTAGATCGCGAGCGACAGGTCATGCTCGCGCTTCACCTCGACCGAGCGGACCATCTCCTCTTCCAGCGAAACGGCATTGCCATCGGGCGAGGTCACCCCGGGGGAGGCGAGCGGTTCCGGTCCGGTCGTGATCGTCGACGCGGCGCCGATATGGCCGGGCCGCGTCGCGCGCAGGTCGCCGCCGACCTCGCTACGATAGAGGTCTTCGAAAGGCGGCAGATCCCGCGCCGCGTAGCCGGGCGTGTCCGCATTGGCGATATTTTTCGCAACCGCGTTCTGGCGGGCTGCTGCGTGTCGGGCCATCGCACTGGCCATTTTCATGATCTCAATCTTCTCGAACATCGGGGCTTCTCCTCCGAGCTATCAACCAAGCTTTAAGAGCGAATCGTTTAGAAAACCTTTCGAGAACATCGGAGGCCAGAATGGCATTTGCGGGATTCGACCTGTTGCACGCCGAAATGCGCGCTATCGCCAGCGCCCACGCCGTCGGGCGCGTGCGCGAGGTGCGGCGCGGGATGATCGAGGTCAGCGGTCTCGACCGTTCGGCGGCCCTAGGCGACCGCGCGACGATTCGCTGCCAAAGCGGGCGCGAGATCGGCGCGGAAGTTCTGTCGCTGACGCGCGGGGCGGTCACCGTGCTGCCAGACGGAGCCGCCGATGGCGTGGCGATCGACGACGAGGTGGAGCTGCTCGGTCAGGGCGGGATCGCTCCGCATGACAGCTGGGTCGGGCGCATCATCGACCCGTTCGGAAAGCCGCTCGACGGGCAACCGCTGATCCACGGCGCGCGCGAGCGCGAATTGCGCGCAAGCCCTCCGCCTGCCGCCCAGCGCAAGCGGTTGGGCGGCCGGTTGGAGACGTCACTCGCCGCTTTCGACACGATGCTGCCATTGGTCCAAGGCCAAAGGGTCGGCCTTTTCGCGGGATCGGGCGTCGGAAAATCCTCGCTATTGGCGAGTTTCGCGCGCGGGGTGTCTGCCGATATCGTCGTCATCGCGCTGATCGGCGAACGCGGCCGGGAATTGCGGGAATTCGTCGAAAAGACCCTTGGCCCGGAGGGGATGGCCCGCGCGGTGATCGTCGCCGCAACCTCGGATCAATCGCCGCTGGTGCGCCGTCGCTGCGCCTGGGCCGCGATGGCCGTGGCCGAGCATTTCCGCGATGCGGGCCAGCACGTGCTTTTCCTCGCCGACTCGATCACGCGCTTTGCGGAAGCCCATCGTGAGGTCGCTTTGGCCGGGGGCGAGCCCGCCTCGCTGCGCGGCTATCCGCCCTCGACCTCCTATCAGATCATGGCCTTGGGCGAGCGCGCGGGCCCCGGCGCCGAAGGTCAGGGCGACATCACCGGTATCTTCTCGGTCCTCGTGGCCGGTTCCGATATGGACGAGCCGATCGCCGATATCCTGCGCGGCGTGCTCGACGGGCATGTCGTGCTGGAGCGCGAGATTGCGGAGCGTGGGCGCTTCCCGGCGATCAATATGCTGCGTTCGGTCTCGCGCTCGCTGCCCGACGCGGCGGATCCCGAGGAAAACCGGCTGATCGGCAAGGCGCGCAGCCTGCTCGGCGCCTATGACCGGGCCGAGATGATGATTCAGGCGGGGCTATATGCGGAAGGCTCGGACAAACGCATCGACGCGGCGATCAAGGTCTGGCCCGAACTGGACGCCTTCATTGCCGAACCCGCCCCCGCCGGCAGCGCGGGCAGTTTCGCGCGGCTGCGCACGATCCTGTCGCAGGTGCCGGGATAGGGTCTACATCAGGTCCCAAAGCAGCTTCGCGGCCAGCAGCGTCGAGGTCGTCACCAGCAGCGGCTTGATCAGCCGCGCGCCCACCCGCATCGCAAGCCGCGAGCCCAGCCGCGCCCCGGCGATCTGCGCCAGCCCCATCGCGATGCCTAGCACCCAGAGCGGCGAGCCGACCAGCAGGAACCCCGTCAGCCCCCCGATATTCGACGAGAAGTTCAGCAGTTTCGTATGTGCCGTCGCCTTGAGCACGCCGTAACCCGCCAGCGTCACGAAACCGATCATGAAGAACGAGCCCGTCCCCGGCCCGATCAGCCCGTCGTAAAAGCCGATCACCGGCACGAAGGCGGCGGTGAACAGGCCGGGCCGAATACGCTGCACCCGATCCGTGTCGTCCAAACCCGGCCGCAAAGCGAAAAACGCGGCGATTGCGACGAGGATGAACGGCAGGGCGATCTCGATCTTGTCGGTCGGGATGCGCGACACGAGAAGCGCCCCCGCGAGCCCTCCGAGGAACCCGATCACGGCGGCCAGTAGCTGTTTTCGCAGCACCACATGGCCCGAAGCCGCGTAGGAAATCGCCGCCGTCGCCGCGCCGAACGTGCCCTGAATCTTGTTCGTCGCGAGCGACTGAACCGGCGGCACGCCCGCCAGCAAAAGCGCCGGCACCGTGATCAGCCCGCCGCCGCCCGCGATGGAATCGACCACCCCCGCCGCAAAGGCCGCGCCGATCAGCATCACCACCAGATCGAGAGGAAGTTCAAACATTTGCACCCCGGTCAGAAGACAGCCGCCTCTTGTCCTGCCCGCGCCGCGAAAAGTAAAGCCGTTGCCTCAACGGGGCTGCAGCCGCTATCACCGACCCATAGCCTTGCGGAAGACCCAGATGACCCATTCGCGCTCCGAAACCGTCCCCCTCTCCGCGAAGGCCGCGTCGTGATCGCGCGGACCCACCGATATGCGCCGCTCGATGCTTTCGCGGCCCCTGCGAAACCCTATTCCCAGATCTGGCGCGGGATGCTCGGACTGGGCGTGATCGTCGCCTTCTACCTGCTCAGCGGCTGGGCGATGATCCTGTTCTTCTCCTCGATGCTCGACGATTTTTCGATGCTCAGGCTGTTTCAGGAAATCGCCCATGGTTCGACCCCGCGCGGCCTCGCCATCCTGCTTGCAACCTTCGCGCCGCTTCTGATCGCGACCTTCCTCGTCAGCCGCCACTTGCACCACCGCGCGGCGGCGACGTTGTTCGGAAAGCAGAGCCTCTCGACATTCGCGAAGGTGCTGCCGACGCTGTTGCTCTTTGCTTTTTTCTCCTTCGCGCTCACCCAGTTCAGCGAATCCACGGCCCGCTCCAATCCGCTGATGAACGTGCTGGGCTGGGCGCCGATCGCACTGCCGCTTCTGTTCGTCCAGATCGCCACCGAAGAGGTCCTGTTTCGCGGCTACCTGCTGCAGCAGCTCGCAGCGCGCTGGCGCAGCCCCCTGGTCTGGATGGTCCTGCCCTCGGCGCTCTTCGGGGCGCTGCACTATTCGCCCGGCACTTATGGCAGCAACGCGTTCTGGCCCGCGCTCTGGGCCTTCGGCTTCGGCTGCCTCGCGAGCGACCTGACCGCGCGCACCGGCAATCTCGGGGCCGCCCTCGCGCTGCATTTCGCCAATAACTTCGGCTCACTTTTCCTCGTGGGCTTCTACGGCCAGCTCGACGGGCTGGCGCTCTACACGATCGTGATCAATACACGCGACTTGTGGGACCTCTTGCCGTGGCTCGTTCTCGACATGCTGCATCTGTTGATCGCGTGGCTGTTGATCCGCCTCACCCTGCGCGTCTGATTGCAATTCACGCAGGGGCGGCGTATTTCAAGCCAAACCGACCCGCCCCAGCGAGAGGCTCTTACGATGAACTGGATCACCAATTACGTCCGTCCTCGGATTAACTCGCTGTTTTCGCGCCGCGAAGTGCCCGAGAACCTTTGGACGAAATGTCCCGAATGCGGGACGATGCTGTTCCACCGGGAGCTGTCGGACAATCTGAACGTCTGCACCAATTGCGACCATCACCTCGCGATCACGCCCCGCGTGCGCTTCGAGGCGCTGTTCGACGGTGGCATCTTCTCCGAAGTGAAAGTGCCCGAACCGATCGCCGATCCGCTGCATTTCAAGGATCAGAAACGCTATCCGGACCGGATGAAGGCGGCACAGAAATCGACCGGCGAGAAAGAGGCGATGCTGGTGGCCGAGGGCGAGATCGGGCGCACGCCGATCGTCGCGGCCGCGCAAGACTTCACCTTCATGGGCGGCTCGATGGGCATGTATGTCGGCAACGCGATCATCGCGGCGGCCGAGCGTGCGGTGAAGCTCAAGCGTCCGCTGGTGCTGTTCTCGGCGGCTGGCGGCGCGCGGATGCAGGAAGGTATCCTGTCGCTGATGCAGATGCCACGCACCACTGTCGCCGTGCAGATGCTCAAGGAAGCGGGCCTTCCCTATATCGTCGTTCTGACCCATCCGACGACCGGCGGCGTGACCGCCTCCTACGCGATGCTGGGCGACGTGCATATCGCCGAACCCAATGCGCTGATCTGCTTCGCGGGCCCCCGCGTGATCGAACAGACGATCCGCGAAAAGCTGCCCGAAGGCTTCCAGCGCGCGGAATATCTGCTCGATCACGGGATGCTCGACCGCGTGACGCATCGCATGAAGATGCGCGACGAGCTGATCACCATCCTGCGCATGCTGATGAACCTGCCGCCTGCGGTGAAGGGCGATCTGCCCGCGCCGGAGAAGGCCCCCGAGGTAGCGGTCGCCGAGGCAGCTCCCGAGGCCGAGGCGAAGCCCAAGACCTGATCTTCGTATTGGCTGAAATATCCCGGGGGGCGGCGCCAGCCGCGGGGGCAGCGTCCCCTCTCCGGTCCGCCATCTAAGGCCGGAGGGGCCGATGACACAAAGCTCCGATGACATTCTCGACCGCCTGATGGCGCTGCATCCCAAGGTCATCGACCTGTCTCTCGACCGGATGGAGCGGTTGCTGGGGGACCTCGACCATCCCGAGCGCGACCTGCCGCCGGTGATCCATATCGCGGGCACCAATGGCAAGGGCTCGACCCAGGCGATGATCCGGGCCGGGCTGGAGGCTGCGGGCAAGCGCGTCCACGCCTATACCTCGCCTCATCTTGCGCGCTTCCACGAACGTATCCGGATCGCCGGAGCGCTAATCTCAGAGGACGATCTGGCCGCGCTTCTCG
It includes:
- a CDS encoding flagellar biosynthetic protein FliQ, which translates into the protein MQDAIFFDTLRQGLWIAVLIAAPLLSVALVAGVTIGLFQALTSVQEMTLTFVPKVGAMLVVFWVSMSFMSEKLVEFFTRSLLPIIAGG
- the fliE gene encoding flagellar hook-basal body complex protein FliE, coding for MDLNTSLATQSYAQARAAVPPKTGGSGPGPLFEQAASSFVDAVKAGEDVAKSAMTGKADPHALVQALAQSELAIETAVTVRNKVVEAYQEILRMPV
- the flgC gene encoding flagellar basal body rod protein FlgC, producing MTDFTQSMALSASGMKAQAMRLRHSSENIANADTPGYRRKMAAFEEVVEAGGRTGEVALGPVRLDRTELTRIYDPGHPMADENGYYDGSNVDLVVEIADAREAQRSYEANLRMFDQARQMSASLLELLRR
- a CDS encoding FlgB family protein — encoded protein: MFEKIEIMKMASAMARHAAARQNAVAKNIANADTPGYAARDLPPFEDLYRSEVGGDLRATRPGHIGAASTITTGPEPLASPGVTSPDGNAVSLEEEMVRSVEVKREHDLSLAIYRSSLNILRSSLGRG
- a CDS encoding FliI/YscN family ATPase, translating into MAFAGFDLLHAEMRAIASAHAVGRVREVRRGMIEVSGLDRSAALGDRATIRCQSGREIGAEVLSLTRGAVTVLPDGAADGVAIDDEVELLGQGGIAPHDSWVGRIIDPFGKPLDGQPLIHGARERELRASPPPAAQRKRLGGRLETSLAAFDTMLPLVQGQRVGLFAGSGVGKSSLLASFARGVSADIVVIALIGERGRELREFVEKTLGPEGMARAVIVAATSDQSPLVRRRCAWAAMAVAEHFRDAGQHVLFLADSITRFAEAHREVALAGGEPASLRGYPPSTSYQIMALGERAGPGAEGQGDITGIFSVLVAGSDMDEPIADILRGVLDGHVVLEREIAERGRFPAINMLRSVSRSLPDAADPEENRLIGKARSLLGAYDRAEMMIQAGLYAEGSDKRIDAAIKVWPELDAFIAEPAPAGSAGSFARLRTILSQVPG
- a CDS encoding TSUP family transporter, producing the protein MFELPLDLVVMLIGAAFAAGVVDSIAGGGGLITVPALLLAGVPPVQSLATNKIQGTFGAATAAISYAASGHVVLRKQLLAAVIGFLGGLAGALLVSRIPTDKIEIALPFILVAIAAFFALRPGLDDTDRVQRIRPGLFTAAFVPVIGFYDGLIGPGTGSFFMIGFVTLAGYGVLKATAHTKLLNFSSNIGGLTGFLLVGSPLWVLGIAMGLAQIAGARLGSRLAMRVGARLIKPLLVTTSTLLAAKLLWDLM
- a CDS encoding CPBP family intramembrane glutamic endopeptidase — encoded protein: MIARTHRYAPLDAFAAPAKPYSQIWRGMLGLGVIVAFYLLSGWAMILFFSSMLDDFSMLRLFQEIAHGSTPRGLAILLATFAPLLIATFLVSRHLHHRAAATLFGKQSLSTFAKVLPTLLLFAFFSFALTQFSESTARSNPLMNVLGWAPIALPLLFVQIATEEVLFRGYLLQQLAARWRSPLVWMVLPSALFGALHYSPGTYGSNAFWPALWAFGFGCLASDLTARTGNLGAALALHFANNFGSLFLVGFYGQLDGLALYTIVINTRDLWDLLPWLVLDMLHLLIAWLLIRLTLRV
- the accD gene encoding acetyl-CoA carboxylase, carboxyltransferase subunit beta, whose protein sequence is MNWITNYVRPRINSLFSRREVPENLWTKCPECGTMLFHRELSDNLNVCTNCDHHLAITPRVRFEALFDGGIFSEVKVPEPIADPLHFKDQKRYPDRMKAAQKSTGEKEAMLVAEGEIGRTPIVAAAQDFTFMGGSMGMYVGNAIIAAAERAVKLKRPLVLFSAAGGARMQEGILSLMQMPRTTVAVQMLKEAGLPYIVVLTHPTTGGVTASYAMLGDVHIAEPNALICFAGPRVIEQTIREKLPEGFQRAEYLLDHGMLDRVTHRMKMRDELITILRMLMNLPPAVKGDLPAPEKAPEVAVAEAAPEAEAKPKT